One window of the Solanum stenotomum isolate F172 chromosome 11, ASM1918654v1, whole genome shotgun sequence genome contains the following:
- the LOC125845403 gene encoding putative disease resistance RPP13-like protein 1 has product MFQKRKNDVCLLKKLRMTLIGLQAVLSDAENKQASNQFVSQWLNEFRHAVDSAENLMEEINYEALRIKVEGQHQNFAEPSNYQQVSDLNPGLSDDFFLIIKEKLGDTIETLKDLQEQIGDLGLKEHFGSTKQETRTPSTSLVDDSDIFVAVYYDFLEMKHDLLQMEHTALVEPKVELFPYMSGAREEAMGLSKIGFLKESFAAILY; this is encoded by the exons ATGTTTCAGAAGCGTAAGAATGATGTTTGTCTCTTAAAGAAGCTGAGGATGACTTTGATTGGTCTTCAAGCTGTGCTAAGTGATGCAGAGAATAAGCAGGCATCAAATCAATTTGTGAGCCAGTGGCTTAATGAGTTTCGACATGCTGTGGACTCTGCTGAAAACTTAATGGAAGAGATCAATTATGAAGCTTTGAGGATCAAGGTGGAAGGTCAGCATCAAAATTTTGCAGAACCAAGCAATTACCAGCAAGTAAGTGACCTTAACCCTGGCTTGAGTGATGATTTTTTCCTTATCATAAAGGAGAAGTTGGGAGATACTATTGAAACATTGAAGGATTTGCAAGAGCAAATTGGTGACCTTGGATTAAAGGAGCATTTTGGTTCGACTAAACAAGAAACTAGAACACCTTCAACTTCTTTGGTTGATGATTCTGATATCTTTGTAGCCGTCTACTATGACTTCCTTGAGATGAAGCATGACTTGCTGCAAATGGAACATACAGCTCTAGTGGAACCCAAAG TGGAATTATTCCCATACATGAGCGGAGCTAGAGAGGAAGCTATGGGTTTGTCAAAGATTG GATTTTTAAAGGAAAGTTTTGCTGCAATTCTCTACTGA